A genomic stretch from Numida meleagris isolate 19003 breed g44 Domestic line chromosome 2, NumMel1.0, whole genome shotgun sequence includes:
- the FRRS1L gene encoding DOMON domain-containing protein FRRS1L isoform X5, giving the protein MNSNPHPAGNYLFPGYPFPTAPPVDPFAKIRVDDCGKTKGCFRYGKPGCNAETCDYFLSYRRIGADVEFELSADTDGWVAVGFSSDKKMGGDDVMACVHDDNGRVRIQHFYNVGQWAKEIQRNPARDEEGVFENNRVTCRFKRPVSVPREETIVDLHLSWYYLFAWGPAIQGSITRHDIDSPPVSERVVSIYKYEDIFMPSAAYQTFSSPFCLLLIVALTFYLLMGTP; this is encoded by the exons GTTACCCTTTCCCTACTGCACCTCCTGTGGATCCATTTGCAAAAATCAGAGTGGATGATTGTGGAAAAACCAAGGGATGCTTCAG GTATGGCAAACCTGGCTGTAATGCAGAAACCTGTGACTACTTCCTAAGTTACCGCAGAATAGGAGCTGATGTTGAATTTGAGTTGAGTGCTGATACTGATGGCTGGGTGGCAGTGGGATTTTCCTCAGACAAGAAAATG GGAGGAGATGATGTCATGGCTTGTGTTCATGATGATAACGGAAGAGTCCGAATACAGCACTTTTACAATGTTGGTCAGTGGGCTAAGGAAATCCAGAGAAATCCTGCTAGAGATGAAGAGGGGGTTTTTGAAAACAATCGTGTAACTTGTCGATTCAAGCGTCCCGTATCTGTTCCCCGAGAGGAAACTATCGTAGATCTGCACTTGAGTTGGTACTATCTGTTTGCCTGGGGTCCAGCAATTCAGG GTTCTATAACTCGTCACGATATAGACTCACCACCTGTATCAGAGCGTGTGGTCAGTATTTACAAGTATGAAGATATTTTCATGCCATCAGCTGCCTATCagaccttctcttctccattctgCTTGCTCCTCATTGTTGCACTGACCTTCTATTTATTGATGGGAACCCCTTGA
- the FRRS1L gene encoding DOMON domain-containing protein FRRS1L isoform X2 has product MPCDGIFRGIQACTKSQPSGDPQALAECPAPCSCCQSLHGYPFPTAPPVDPFAKIRVDDCGKTKGCFRYGKPGCNAETCDYFLSYRRIGADVEFELSADTDGWVAVGFSSDKKMGGDDVMACVHDDNGRVRIQHFYNVGQWAKEIQRNPARDEEGVFENNRVTCRFKRPVSVPREETIVDLHLSWYYLFAWGPAIQGSITRHDIDSPPVSERVVSIYKYEDIFMPSAAYQTFSSPFCLLLIVALTFYLLMGTP; this is encoded by the exons ATGCCGTGTGATGGA ATTTTCCGAGGGATCCAAGCATGCACGAAGAGCCAGCCGAGTGGAGATCCCCAAGCCTTAGCTGAATGCCCTGCTCCATGTTCGTGCTGCCAAAGCTTACATG GTTACCCTTTCCCTACTGCACCTCCTGTGGATCCATTTGCAAAAATCAGAGTGGATGATTGTGGAAAAACCAAGGGATGCTTCAG GTATGGCAAACCTGGCTGTAATGCAGAAACCTGTGACTACTTCCTAAGTTACCGCAGAATAGGAGCTGATGTTGAATTTGAGTTGAGTGCTGATACTGATGGCTGGGTGGCAGTGGGATTTTCCTCAGACAAGAAAATG GGAGGAGATGATGTCATGGCTTGTGTTCATGATGATAACGGAAGAGTCCGAATACAGCACTTTTACAATGTTGGTCAGTGGGCTAAGGAAATCCAGAGAAATCCTGCTAGAGATGAAGAGGGGGTTTTTGAAAACAATCGTGTAACTTGTCGATTCAAGCGTCCCGTATCTGTTCCCCGAGAGGAAACTATCGTAGATCTGCACTTGAGTTGGTACTATCTGTTTGCCTGGGGTCCAGCAATTCAGG GTTCTATAACTCGTCACGATATAGACTCACCACCTGTATCAGAGCGTGTGGTCAGTATTTACAAGTATGAAGATATTTTCATGCCATCAGCTGCCTATCagaccttctcttctccattctgCTTGCTCCTCATTGTTGCACTGACCTTCTATTTATTGATGGGAACCCCTTGA
- the FRRS1L gene encoding DOMON domain-containing protein FRRS1L isoform X1 has translation MFCILLKGESIHSVSIPTAEESEFSPLQIFRGIQACTKSQPSGDPQALAECPAPCSCCQSLHGYPFPTAPPVDPFAKIRVDDCGKTKGCFRYGKPGCNAETCDYFLSYRRIGADVEFELSADTDGWVAVGFSSDKKMGGDDVMACVHDDNGRVRIQHFYNVGQWAKEIQRNPARDEEGVFENNRVTCRFKRPVSVPREETIVDLHLSWYYLFAWGPAIQGSITRHDIDSPPVSERVVSIYKYEDIFMPSAAYQTFSSPFCLLLIVALTFYLLMGTP, from the exons ATGTTTTGTATACTTCTTAAAGGAGAAAGTATCCATTCAGTATCCATTCCTACAGCTGAGGAGTCAGAATTCTCTCCCTTACAGATTTTCCGAGGGATCCAAGCATGCACGAAGAGCCAGCCGAGTGGAGATCCCCAAGCCTTAGCTGAATGCCCTGCTCCATGTTCGTGCTGCCAAAGCTTACATG GTTACCCTTTCCCTACTGCACCTCCTGTGGATCCATTTGCAAAAATCAGAGTGGATGATTGTGGAAAAACCAAGGGATGCTTCAG GTATGGCAAACCTGGCTGTAATGCAGAAACCTGTGACTACTTCCTAAGTTACCGCAGAATAGGAGCTGATGTTGAATTTGAGTTGAGTGCTGATACTGATGGCTGGGTGGCAGTGGGATTTTCCTCAGACAAGAAAATG GGAGGAGATGATGTCATGGCTTGTGTTCATGATGATAACGGAAGAGTCCGAATACAGCACTTTTACAATGTTGGTCAGTGGGCTAAGGAAATCCAGAGAAATCCTGCTAGAGATGAAGAGGGGGTTTTTGAAAACAATCGTGTAACTTGTCGATTCAAGCGTCCCGTATCTGTTCCCCGAGAGGAAACTATCGTAGATCTGCACTTGAGTTGGTACTATCTGTTTGCCTGGGGTCCAGCAATTCAGG GTTCTATAACTCGTCACGATATAGACTCACCACCTGTATCAGAGCGTGTGGTCAGTATTTACAAGTATGAAGATATTTTCATGCCATCAGCTGCCTATCagaccttctcttctccattctgCTTGCTCCTCATTGTTGCACTGACCTTCTATTTATTGATGGGAACCCCTTGA
- the FRRS1L gene encoding DOMON domain-containing protein FRRS1L isoform X4, which translates to MFCILLKGESIHSVSIPTAEESEFSPLQIFRGIQACTKSQPSGDPQALAECPAPCSCCQSLHGYPFPTAPPVDPFAKIRVDDCGKTKGCFRYGKPGCNAETCDYFLSYRRIGADVEFELSADTDGWVAVGFSSDKKMGGDDVMACVHDDNGRVRIQHFYNVGQWAKEIQRNPARDEEGVFENNRVTCRFKRPVSVPREETIVDLHLSWYYLFAWGPAIQVNEPGHSNNVRDYFCFPPSESL; encoded by the exons ATGTTTTGTATACTTCTTAAAGGAGAAAGTATCCATTCAGTATCCATTCCTACAGCTGAGGAGTCAGAATTCTCTCCCTTACAGATTTTCCGAGGGATCCAAGCATGCACGAAGAGCCAGCCGAGTGGAGATCCCCAAGCCTTAGCTGAATGCCCTGCTCCATGTTCGTGCTGCCAAAGCTTACATG GTTACCCTTTCCCTACTGCACCTCCTGTGGATCCATTTGCAAAAATCAGAGTGGATGATTGTGGAAAAACCAAGGGATGCTTCAG GTATGGCAAACCTGGCTGTAATGCAGAAACCTGTGACTACTTCCTAAGTTACCGCAGAATAGGAGCTGATGTTGAATTTGAGTTGAGTGCTGATACTGATGGCTGGGTGGCAGTGGGATTTTCCTCAGACAAGAAAATG GGAGGAGATGATGTCATGGCTTGTGTTCATGATGATAACGGAAGAGTCCGAATACAGCACTTTTACAATGTTGGTCAGTGGGCTAAGGAAATCCAGAGAAATCCTGCTAGAGATGAAGAGGGGGTTTTTGAAAACAATCGTGTAACTTGTCGATTCAAGCGTCCCGTATCTGTTCCCCGAGAGGAAACTATCGTAGATCTGCACTTGAGTTGGTACTATCTGTTTGCCTGGGGTCCAGCAATTCAGG
- the FRRS1L gene encoding DOMON domain-containing protein FRRS1L isoform X6, protein MFCILLKGESIHSVSIPTAEESEFSPLQIFRGIQACTKSQPSGDPQALAECPAPCSCCQSLHGYPFPTAPPVDPFAKIRVDDCGKTKGCFRYGKPGCNAETCDYFLSYRRIGADVEFELSADTDGWVAVGFSSDKKMGGDDVMACVHDDNGRVRIQHFYNVGQWAKEIQRNPARDEEGVFENNRVTCRFKRPVSVPREETIVDLHLSWYYLFAWGPAIQDTE, encoded by the exons ATGTTTTGTATACTTCTTAAAGGAGAAAGTATCCATTCAGTATCCATTCCTACAGCTGAGGAGTCAGAATTCTCTCCCTTACAGATTTTCCGAGGGATCCAAGCATGCACGAAGAGCCAGCCGAGTGGAGATCCCCAAGCCTTAGCTGAATGCCCTGCTCCATGTTCGTGCTGCCAAAGCTTACATG GTTACCCTTTCCCTACTGCACCTCCTGTGGATCCATTTGCAAAAATCAGAGTGGATGATTGTGGAAAAACCAAGGGATGCTTCAG GTATGGCAAACCTGGCTGTAATGCAGAAACCTGTGACTACTTCCTAAGTTACCGCAGAATAGGAGCTGATGTTGAATTTGAGTTGAGTGCTGATACTGATGGCTGGGTGGCAGTGGGATTTTCCTCAGACAAGAAAATG GGAGGAGATGATGTCATGGCTTGTGTTCATGATGATAACGGAAGAGTCCGAATACAGCACTTTTACAATGTTGGTCAGTGGGCTAAGGAAATCCAGAGAAATCCTGCTAGAGATGAAGAGGGGGTTTTTGAAAACAATCGTGTAACTTGTCGATTCAAGCGTCCCGTATCTGTTCCCCGAGAGGAAACTATCGTAGATCTGCACTTGAGTTGGTACTATCTGTTTGCCTGGGGTCCAGCAATTCAGG